The Desulfococcus multivorans DNA window CGGTATCTACGCGCTGCACACTGCCGGGCTGGTCAAGCTCCACATCAAGCCCACCCGCTACGGAGCCAATACGCTGGGCGGGATTCTCTTCGGCATCGGTTTTGGTCTGGCAGCCTACTGTCCGGGTACCGGCGCTGCAGCCTTGGGACAAGGCAACTTCGATGCCATCGCCGTGCTTCTCGGCCTGATGGCCGGGTCCTACGTTTTCGCCGAGGCGTCGGGCTGGCTTGCTCGCACGGTGAATCGCTGGGGCGATCGGGGCATGTTGACTCTTGACCGTGTGTTGAACCTGAAACCGCGAGTGTCGGTTCCCGTCGTCGCGACTGT harbors:
- a CDS encoding YeeE/YedE thiosulfate transporter family protein, which produces MAQDETKNPTRNEDPQPDGPPENRAAQLGLGFLFGMIFGFLLQKGGVAKYEVLIGMLLFEDFTVVKVMMSAVVVGMIGIYALHTAGLVKLHIKPTRYGANTLGGILFGIGFGLAAYCPGTGAAALGQGNFDAIAVLLGLMAGSYVFAEASGWLARTVNRWGDRGMLTLDRVLNLKPRVSVPVVATVLVLVLAAIHVFVDPTP